In Pedobacter sp. W3I1, one DNA window encodes the following:
- a CDS encoding cytochrome d ubiquinol oxidase subunit II — MKEVVITFLCMAILLYFLLGGADFGAGIIELFTSTKNRSRTRKTLYHAIGPVWEANHMWLIIAIVILFVGFPHIYTTMSVYLHIPLAIMLIGIIARGTAFVFRHYDAVKDDMQWLYNRIFRYSSFVTALFLGIIAGSLISGHINTQANDFYTAYISGWLNWFSVAVGLFTVALCGFLAAIYLIGETKEAHDKRRFIKKAEFMNVAAVVFGAMVFIAARRDGIPLIDWVFKSNVGLSAIILATISLVLLWYLLIKGKTKVLRILAGFQVTMILLAISYAHFPNFIRLKNGDAISLLETVGPEKTIYSLGLALLLGSVLILPFLGYLFYKFQKKEE; from the coding sequence ATGAAAGAAGTTGTAATTACATTTTTATGCATGGCCATTCTGCTCTACTTTTTATTGGGTGGGGCCGATTTTGGTGCAGGAATTATCGAACTGTTTACTTCTACAAAAAACAGGAGTAGAACACGTAAAACCCTTTACCATGCTATTGGTCCGGTTTGGGAAGCCAACCACATGTGGCTGATTATTGCCATTGTAATCCTTTTCGTGGGTTTTCCGCATATTTACACCACCATGTCGGTGTATTTGCATATTCCCTTAGCCATTATGCTCATTGGGATTATTGCCCGTGGTACTGCTTTTGTATTCCGCCATTATGATGCGGTAAAAGATGATATGCAGTGGCTTTATAACCGTATATTCAGGTATTCGAGTTTTGTTACGGCACTTTTTCTGGGCATTATTGCCGGAAGCTTAATTTCGGGGCATATAAACACACAGGCAAACGATTTTTATACCGCGTATATTTCGGGCTGGCTTAATTGGTTTTCTGTTGCTGTGGGCTTGTTTACGGTTGCGCTTTGCGGTTTCCTTGCCGCCATATATCTAATTGGTGAGACAAAAGAAGCACATGATAAACGCCGTTTCATTAAAAAAGCCGAATTTATGAATGTGGCAGCCGTAGTTTTTGGGGCGATGGTTTTTATTGCGGCCCGGCGAGATGGAATTCCATTGATTGATTGGGTTTTTAAAAGTAATGTGGGTTTATCGGCCATTATTTTGGCTACTATATCTCTTGTGTTGTTATGGTACCTGCTAATTAAAGGTAAAACAAAAGTTTTACGCATTTTAGCTGGCTTTCAGGTGACGATGATCCTCCTGGCGATTAGTTATGCCCACTTTCCAAACTTCATCCGTTTAAAAAACGGAGATGCCATTTCACTTCTTGAAACTGTAGGGCCTGAAAAAACTATTTATAGTTTAGGTTTAGCGCTTCTATTGGGCAGTGTGTTGATTTTACCTTTTTTAGGTTATTTGTTTTATAAGTTTCAGAAGAAAGAAGAGTAG
- a CDS encoding M20/M25/M40 family metallo-hydrolase, whose translation MNKKLLFSALLLCTSTCIFAQDKKIIDNIVKEVNENSQLEKLAHELLDVVGPRLVGSPQMKQANDWAVKKYSDWGISAKNEKWGEWAGWERGITHIDLISPRVRTLEGTQLAWSPSTNGKSINAEAIILPAITDSVSFQKWLPNVKGKIVLISMNQLSGRPEKNWEEFATKDLFEKFKKEKAEAAKAWVTSIAKTGLTAKTLPVAIENAGAVAVVINNWSQGFGVDKIFGANTTKVPTLDLSVEDYGLVYRLALNGDKPKLRIEAESKKLGAVPTFNTIAEIKGTQKPNEYVMLSAHFDSWDGASGATDNGSGTILMMEAMRILKKIYPNPKRTVLVGHWGSEEQGLNGSRAFVEDHPEIVNNLQALFNQDNGTGRVVNIGGQGFAKSKDYITRWLAAVPDTIKNQIKTNFPGSPGAGGSDFASFVAAGALGYSLSSTSWDYGTYTWHTNRDSYDKLVFDEIRSNVILAAIMVYMACEDPEKTSTEKATDLPVNERTGKPATWPVQTKSNRKGGL comes from the coding sequence ATGAATAAAAAACTACTATTTTCTGCGCTATTGCTGTGCACCTCAACCTGCATATTCGCGCAAGACAAAAAAATAATCGACAATATTGTAAAAGAAGTGAACGAAAATTCTCAATTAGAGAAACTTGCACACGAACTTTTAGATGTTGTTGGACCACGTTTAGTTGGTTCTCCACAAATGAAACAAGCCAATGATTGGGCTGTAAAAAAATATAGTGATTGGGGCATCTCGGCAAAAAACGAAAAATGGGGCGAATGGGCAGGCTGGGAAAGAGGCATTACCCACATCGATTTAATAAGTCCACGGGTTAGAACCTTAGAAGGTACACAATTGGCCTGGAGCCCATCTACAAATGGTAAATCTATTAATGCCGAAGCGATTATTCTTCCAGCAATTACAGATTCTGTTTCTTTTCAAAAATGGTTACCCAATGTGAAAGGTAAAATCGTATTAATTTCAATGAACCAGCTCTCTGGCCGACCAGAAAAAAACTGGGAAGAATTCGCCACTAAAGATTTGTTCGAAAAGTTTAAAAAAGAAAAAGCCGAGGCTGCTAAAGCATGGGTAACCAGCATAGCCAAAACGGGTTTAACAGCAAAAACACTTCCTGTAGCTATAGAAAATGCAGGCGCAGTGGCGGTAGTGATCAATAACTGGTCGCAAGGTTTTGGTGTAGATAAAATTTTTGGTGCAAATACCACAAAAGTGCCAACTTTGGATCTATCTGTAGAAGATTACGGTTTAGTTTACCGATTGGCTTTAAATGGTGATAAACCTAAACTAAGAATTGAAGCAGAATCTAAAAAATTAGGTGCTGTACCTACTTTTAATACCATCGCAGAGATCAAAGGAACACAAAAACCAAACGAATACGTGATGCTTTCTGCTCATTTCGATTCATGGGATGGGGCAAGTGGTGCAACTGATAATGGTTCTGGCACCATCTTAATGATGGAAGCCATGCGCATTTTAAAGAAAATCTACCCTAACCCAAAACGTACTGTTTTAGTTGGCCACTGGGGAAGTGAAGAGCAAGGTTTAAATGGCTCAAGGGCATTTGTAGAAGATCATCCGGAAATTGTAAACAACCTTCAGGCCTTGTTTAACCAGGATAATGGCACAGGGCGTGTAGTGAATATTGGCGGACAAGGTTTCGCGAAATCAAAAGATTACATTACCCGTTGGTTAGCTGCAGTACCAGATACCATTAAAAACCAGATCAAAACCAATTTCCCAGGATCGCCTGGTGCGGGAGGATCAGACTTTGCTTCATTTGTAGCTGCCGGAGCATTGGGTTATTCATTAAGCTCTACCAGCTGGGATTATGGCACGTATACCTGGCACACCAACCGCGACAGTTACGATAAATTGGTTTTCGATGAAATAAGAAGCAATGTAATTTTAGCGGCCATTATGGTTTATATGGCCTGCGAAGATCCTGAGAAAACCTCAACAGAAAAAGCAACAGATTTACCTGTAAACGAACGCACCGGAAAACCAGCCACCTGGCCGGTACAAACCAAATCGAATAGAAAAGGTGGGTTGTAA
- a CDS encoding low affinity iron permease family protein has protein sequence MAKSKNDTQKNNFFEKFANAATKFTGSSVAFIAAAAIVVVWAVTGPLFNYSETWQLVINTGTTIITFLMVFLIQKAQNKDGKAIQLKLNELIAAQQGASNRMVDIEDLSEKELDQLHKFYVTIATLAKKEADIHCSHSIDVAEALNEMKLKSNKHFKHHDNESARSKS, from the coding sequence ATGGCAAAATCTAAAAACGATACCCAAAAAAATAATTTTTTCGAGAAATTTGCGAATGCAGCAACCAAATTTACAGGTAGCTCTGTTGCATTTATCGCTGCAGCAGCGATTGTGGTTGTTTGGGCAGTAACAGGTCCGCTTTTCAATTATTCTGAAACCTGGCAACTTGTAATTAACACGGGTACAACGATTATTACCTTTTTAATGGTTTTTTTAATCCAGAAGGCACAGAATAAAGATGGTAAGGCCATTCAGCTAAAATTGAATGAATTGATTGCCGCGCAGCAAGGCGCAAGCAACCGGATGGTAGATATTGAAGACTTGAGTGAAAAAGAATTGGATCAGTTGCATAAATTTTACGTTACGATTGCCACACTTGCCAAAAAAGAGGCCGATATTCATTGTTCACATTCAATTGATGTTGCTGAGGCATTAAATGAAATGAAATTAAAATCGAATAAACACTTTAAACACCACGATAATGAGTCTGCACGTTCAAAAAGTTAA
- a CDS encoding NAD(P)/FAD-dependent oxidoreductase — protein sequence MDLQLPKSEYPRVVIVGGGFGGIELAKRLKNKPFQVVMLDKHNYHTFQPLLYQVATGGLEADSIAFPLRKIFKGQKNLIFRVTKVTAVNAAENCLQTDIGKINYDYLVIATGSTSNFFGNKEIEANSMPMKSIPEALDLRSLILQNFEKSLIEKDLDKKSALLNFVVVGGGPTGVETSGAIAELKKHVIPNDYPEMDLSRVNIYLIENSPELLGVMSPQAQKKAKDFLTDMGVQIMNDTRVLGYDGHTLTLQDKAPILSSTVIWSAGVKGEILAGLDKAEVVRGGRLKTDTQNLIVGYQNVYAIGDVAAIIDEETPNGHPGVAPAAIQQGHQLAKNLINIKENKPLEKFKYFNKGSMATVGRNKAVVDIGKIRFQGVFAWFTWMFVHLMTLVGFRNKIIVFVNWVWSYFSYDRGTRLIIRTFAKDRSVDYRDEVPTAKEEVKVS from the coding sequence ATGGATTTACAACTTCCTAAAAGCGAATACCCTAGAGTAGTTATAGTTGGCGGTGGATTTGGTGGAATTGAGTTAGCTAAACGTTTAAAAAATAAACCTTTTCAGGTGGTTATGCTCGATAAGCACAACTACCATACCTTCCAACCCTTACTTTATCAGGTGGCTACAGGAGGCTTAGAAGCCGATTCGATCGCGTTCCCTTTAAGAAAAATTTTTAAAGGTCAAAAGAACCTGATTTTTCGTGTAACCAAGGTTACAGCAGTTAATGCAGCTGAAAACTGTTTACAAACCGACATTGGTAAAATCAATTACGATTATTTGGTTATCGCCACGGGCTCTACCAGTAACTTCTTTGGTAATAAAGAAATTGAGGCCAATTCAATGCCGATGAAATCCATACCAGAGGCATTGGATTTGAGAAGTTTGATTTTACAGAATTTTGAAAAATCGCTGATCGAAAAAGATTTAGATAAAAAGAGTGCCCTGTTAAACTTTGTTGTAGTTGGCGGTGGCCCAACAGGGGTTGAAACCTCTGGTGCTATTGCAGAACTTAAAAAACACGTTATTCCAAACGATTATCCAGAAATGGATCTGAGCAGGGTGAACATTTACCTGATCGAAAATTCACCAGAATTATTGGGTGTAATGTCACCACAAGCACAGAAAAAAGCCAAAGATTTCCTTACCGATATGGGCGTTCAGATTATGAATGACACCAGGGTATTGGGTTATGACGGGCATACACTTACCTTACAGGATAAGGCGCCGATTTTGAGCTCTACTGTAATTTGGAGTGCAGGTGTTAAAGGCGAAATATTAGCTGGTTTAGACAAAGCTGAAGTGGTAAGAGGTGGTAGATTAAAAACCGATACCCAAAATTTAATAGTAGGCTATCAAAATGTATATGCTATCGGAGATGTGGCTGCCATTATCGATGAAGAAACACCAAATGGCCATCCCGGCGTTGCTCCCGCAGCTATCCAACAAGGGCACCAACTGGCAAAGAACTTAATTAATATTAAAGAAAATAAACCTTTAGAGAAATTTAAATACTTCAATAAAGGCTCAATGGCTACAGTAGGTAGAAACAAAGCCGTCGTAGATATTGGTAAAATCCGTTTTCAAGGTGTTTTCGCATGGTTTACCTGGATGTTTGTACACTTAATGACTTTGGTAGGCTTCAGAAACAAGATTATTGTTTTTGTAAACTGGGTGTGGAGTTATTTCAGTTACGACAGAGGAACCCGTTTAATTATCAGAACCTTTGCTAAAGATAGAAGTGTGGATTATAGAGATGAGGTACCAACAGCGAAAGAAGAAGTTAAGGTGTCATAG
- a CDS encoding hydroxymethylglutaryl-CoA lyase, protein MSQNKFKLVECPRDAMQGLHDFVPTALKAEYLNLLLQVGFDTLDFGSFVSPKAIPQMADTVEVLAQLDLSNTSTKLLAIVANLRGVESAIKHKAIDYLGFPFSISETFQQRNTNSSIAQSLNTVEEMLSLCAKNNKKAVVYLSMGFGNPYGDEWNYEIVEKWADVLVSKGVEVLSLADTVGISTPEKIATILPKLISRFNGTEIGIHLHSTPAERFEKIEAAYHAGVKRIDSALKGFGGCPMAADDLTGNIATEDVIGYLITKGEKLNLDMDKWNDAMASSGKIFH, encoded by the coding sequence ATGAGCCAAAATAAATTCAAATTAGTAGAATGCCCACGTGATGCCATGCAGGGATTGCATGATTTTGTTCCTACAGCGCTTAAGGCTGAATATTTAAACCTTTTGCTTCAGGTTGGTTTTGATACACTTGATTTTGGAAGTTTTGTGTCGCCTAAAGCCATTCCACAAATGGCCGACACGGTAGAAGTTTTAGCTCAATTGGATCTAAGCAACACCTCTACCAAGCTTTTGGCCATTGTAGCTAATTTAAGAGGCGTAGAGAGCGCTATAAAACATAAAGCGATCGATTATCTTGGTTTCCCTTTTTCGATCTCAGAAACCTTCCAACAGCGCAACACCAATTCAAGTATCGCACAATCATTAAATACGGTAGAAGAAATGCTCTCTCTTTGTGCTAAAAACAATAAGAAAGCGGTGGTTTATCTGTCGATGGGTTTTGGAAATCCTTATGGGGATGAATGGAATTATGAAATTGTAGAAAAATGGGCTGATGTGCTGGTGAGTAAAGGTGTGGAGGTTTTATCGCTGGCTGATACTGTAGGCATTTCCACGCCAGAAAAGATAGCAACTATATTACCTAAATTAATTTCAAGATTTAATGGTACAGAAATTGGCATCCATTTACACTCCACTCCTGCTGAGCGCTTCGAAAAGATAGAAGCTGCTTACCATGCTGGTGTAAAACGTATTGATTCGGCATTAAAAGGTTTTGGCGGCTGCCCGATGGCTGCAGATGACCTCACAGGTAATATTGCTACAGAAGATGTAATTGGCTATTTGATTACTAAAGGAGAAAAATTGAACCTTGATATGGATAAATGGAATGACGCAATGGCTTCATCAGGGAAGATATTTCACTAA
- a CDS encoding YciI family protein, translating to MKKLLLLTCLITVMIATQAQDKKAKVPYDEALAKKLGADNYGMKMYVLVILKSGSNTTETKAKTDSLFAGHMVTIGKMVEAQKLIVAGPMGKNDKNYRGIFVLNTKSIEEAKQLLESDPAIKAKLLEPELYNWYGSAALAEYLPFHDKIQKNSF from the coding sequence ATGAAAAAACTACTCCTTTTAACCTGTCTGATTACCGTTATGATCGCCACACAAGCCCAGGATAAAAAAGCCAAAGTGCCTTACGACGAGGCTTTGGCCAAAAAACTCGGTGCCGATAATTATGGTATGAAGATGTATGTGTTGGTGATCCTCAAATCAGGCTCAAATACAACCGAAACAAAAGCCAAAACCGATAGTTTATTTGCAGGTCATATGGTAACCATTGGTAAAATGGTCGAAGCGCAAAAACTTATAGTTGCTGGTCCGATGGGTAAAAACGACAAAAATTATCGCGGCATTTTCGTTTTAAATACAAAATCGATCGAAGAGGCAAAACAATTATTAGAAAGCGATCCGGCCATAAAAGCCAAATTACTGGAACCAGAATTGTACAACTGGTATGGTTCGGCAGCACTAGCTGAGTATTTGCCGTTTCACGATAAGATCCAGAAGAATAGTTTTTAA
- the fbaA gene encoding class II fructose-bisphosphate aldolase codes for MSLKGYKGVIYGDAVQELFEQAKKHQFALPAVNVTGTNTVNAVLETAKAVNSPVMIQLSNGGAQFYAGKSLDNEKLQACILGAVSAAKHVHLLAEHYGVAVVLHTDHAAKKLLPWIDGLLDHGEKFFAETGKPLFSSHMLDLSEESIEENMEISAKYLARMAKMNMTIEIELGVTGGEEDGVDNSDVDSSKLYTQPSEVAYAYEELSKVSPRFTVAAAFGNVHGVYKPGNVKLQPVILKNSQDFIKEKLGLTAEKPINFVFHGGSGSTQEEIREAISYGAIKMNIDTDMQWAFWEGILEYYKKNEAYLQGQIGNPDGDDKPNKKYYDPRVWLRKGEETFVKRLTTAFEDLNCINVNDKL; via the coding sequence ATGAGTTTAAAAGGCTACAAAGGCGTAATTTACGGAGATGCCGTTCAAGAATTGTTTGAGCAGGCTAAAAAACATCAGTTTGCTTTACCAGCAGTTAACGTAACCGGTACAAATACGGTTAATGCGGTATTGGAAACTGCTAAGGCAGTAAATTCGCCTGTTATGATTCAATTATCTAATGGAGGTGCACAGTTTTATGCAGGCAAATCTTTAGATAATGAGAAATTGCAAGCATGTATTTTAGGTGCTGTATCGGCAGCTAAACATGTACATTTATTGGCAGAGCATTATGGTGTTGCCGTGGTTTTACATACTGACCACGCCGCTAAAAAATTATTACCCTGGATTGATGGACTTTTAGACCACGGTGAAAAATTCTTCGCTGAAACCGGAAAACCTTTATTTTCATCACATATGTTGGATTTATCGGAAGAGTCGATCGAAGAAAACATGGAAATTTCTGCTAAATATTTAGCACGCATGGCTAAAATGAATATGACTATCGAAATCGAACTTGGTGTTACAGGTGGTGAGGAAGATGGTGTTGACAATAGCGATGTAGACAGCTCTAAATTATATACACAACCTAGCGAAGTGGCTTATGCTTACGAAGAATTGAGCAAAGTTTCTCCTCGCTTTACAGTTGCTGCTGCTTTTGGTAACGTGCACGGTGTTTATAAACCAGGTAACGTAAAATTGCAACCGGTAATTTTGAAAAACTCTCAGGATTTTATCAAAGAAAAACTCGGCTTAACTGCAGAGAAACCGATCAATTTCGTATTCCACGGTGGTTCTGGTTCTACTCAGGAAGAAATCAGAGAAGCAATTTCTTACGGTGCAATTAAAATGAATATCGATACTGATATGCAGTGGGCATTTTGGGAAGGTATTTTAGAATACTACAAAAAGAACGAAGCTTATCTTCAAGGCCAGATTGGTAACCCTGATGGCGACGATAAACCAAATAAAAAATATTACGATCCACGCGTTTGGTTGCGTAAAGGTGAAGAAACTTTTGTGAAACGTTTAACTACTGCTTTCGAAGATCTAAACTGTATTAATGTTAACGATAAGTTGTAA
- a CDS encoding cytochrome ubiquinol oxidase subunit I yields MDDFIAARSQMALSLGFHIIFSCIGMVMPFFMAVSHYKWLKTNDEVYKNLTKAWSKGVAIFFATGAVSGTMLSFELGLLWPKFMDHAGPIFGMPFSLEGTAFFIEAIALGFFLYGWDKLNKWFHWFTGMVVGVSGLASGILVVAANAWMNSPAGFDFVNGQYLNIDPIQAMFNKAWFSQALHMCLAAFTATGFAVAGVHALMILRDKNTEFHLKAFKIAAIFACIGALLQPLSGDISAKDVAKRQPAKLAAMEALYKTEKPAPLLIGGIVNEKDKTVTGAIEIPGALSFLAHGDFKAEVKGLDQIPENEHPPVAITHYAFQIMVGIGTLLLLVSLTYFFILFKKKPLTEKRWLLKLFVAAIPLGYLALEAGWVVTEVGRQPWIIYGIMRTKDAVTPMPGIVYSFYIFSAIYVSLSMIVTFLLYRQIKMVPVLYNKGESNGN; encoded by the coding sequence ATGGATGATTTTATTGCAGCCCGTTCCCAGATGGCCTTATCGTTAGGCTTCCACATCATTTTTTCTTGTATTGGCATGGTTATGCCTTTCTTTATGGCTGTTTCGCATTATAAATGGCTTAAAACAAATGATGAGGTGTATAAAAATCTCACCAAAGCCTGGAGTAAAGGTGTTGCAATATTCTTCGCTACAGGCGCTGTATCCGGTACCATGTTGTCATTCGAGTTGGGCTTGCTCTGGCCAAAATTTATGGATCACGCCGGGCCAATATTCGGAATGCCTTTTTCGCTTGAGGGAACAGCTTTTTTTATCGAAGCCATTGCCCTTGGTTTTTTTCTTTACGGTTGGGATAAGTTAAATAAATGGTTTCATTGGTTTACAGGGATGGTGGTAGGCGTAAGTGGCTTGGCCTCCGGAATTTTGGTGGTTGCCGCAAATGCCTGGATGAACAGTCCGGCGGGTTTCGATTTTGTAAACGGACAATACCTTAATATCGATCCCATACAGGCCATGTTTAATAAAGCATGGTTTAGCCAGGCTTTACATATGTGTTTGGCGGCATTTACGGCGACGGGATTTGCTGTGGCAGGAGTACATGCCTTGATGATCTTAAGAGACAAAAACACAGAATTTCACTTAAAAGCTTTTAAAATTGCGGCCATATTCGCTTGTATTGGTGCATTACTGCAGCCTTTAAGCGGCGATATTTCGGCAAAAGATGTGGCCAAAAGGCAACCCGCTAAACTTGCTGCTATGGAAGCTTTGTATAAAACAGAGAAACCTGCCCCACTATTAATTGGTGGTATTGTGAATGAGAAAGACAAAACGGTAACAGGGGCAATCGAAATCCCCGGTGCTTTAAGTTTTCTGGCACATGGCGATTTCAAAGCTGAGGTTAAGGGACTGGATCAGATTCCTGAAAATGAACATCCGCCAGTGGCCATAACCCATTATGCTTTTCAAATTATGGTTGGAATTGGTACACTGCTGCTCTTAGTTTCTTTAACTTATTTCTTCATCCTATTTAAAAAGAAACCTTTAACCGAGAAACGCTGGCTGTTGAAATTATTTGTTGCGGCCATTCCGCTTGGTTATCTCGCTTTAGAGGCCGGTTGGGTAGTTACAGAGGTTGGCAGGCAGCCATGGATCATTTATGGTATTATGCGCACTAAAGATGCGGTAACGCCAATGCCGGGTATTGTTTACTCCTTTTATATCTTCTCGGCCATTTACGTTTCTTTAAGCATGATCGTAACATTTTTGCTTTACCGTCAGATTAAGATGGTGCCAGTACTCTATAATAAAGGCGAATCTAATGGCAATTAA
- the accD gene encoding acetyl-CoA carboxylase, carboxyltransferase subunit beta — MAWFKREKKGIITTTEEKKEAPDGLWNKCPNCKKPLHQAELQENKYVCHYCDYHLRVGSKEYFEVLFDNNEFKELFPNLTSGDPLNFNDNKPYTERIKESQAKTGLKDAIRAGVGKINGQDLVIACMDFAFIGGSMGSVVGEKIARSIDYSIKHKVPFLMISKSGGARMMEAAFSLMQMAKTSAKLALLGQAKVPYISLLTDPTTGGVTASYAMLGDINIAEPGALIGFAGPRVIKETIKKDLPKGFQTAEFVLEHGFLDFIVDRRAMKAKLGAFIKMMNN, encoded by the coding sequence ATGGCTTGGTTTAAGAGAGAAAAAAAAGGTATCATCACCACAACAGAGGAGAAAAAAGAAGCACCAGATGGTTTGTGGAATAAATGTCCGAACTGTAAAAAACCCCTACATCAGGCAGAACTTCAGGAAAACAAATACGTTTGCCATTACTGCGATTACCATCTGAGAGTAGGCTCAAAAGAATATTTTGAGGTTTTATTTGATAATAACGAGTTTAAAGAGCTGTTCCCTAACCTAACATCAGGCGATCCTTTAAATTTTAACGATAACAAACCTTACACCGAAAGAATTAAAGAAAGTCAGGCTAAAACAGGCTTAAAAGACGCTATTCGTGCCGGTGTTGGTAAAATCAACGGACAAGATCTCGTAATTGCCTGTATGGATTTTGCTTTTATAGGCGGTTCAATGGGTTCGGTTGTGGGCGAAAAAATTGCAAGATCGATCGATTACAGTATCAAACATAAAGTTCCGTTCCTAATGATTTCTAAATCAGGTGGTGCACGTATGATGGAAGCCGCATTTTCATTAATGCAAATGGCTAAAACATCGGCTAAACTGGCTTTATTAGGTCAGGCAAAAGTTCCCTACATCTCTTTATTAACAGATCCAACTACGGGTGGTGTAACTGCATCATATGCGATGTTAGGCGATATTAATATTGCAGAACCAGGCGCGCTGATCGGCTTTGCTGGTCCGCGGGTAATTAAAGAAACCATTAAAAAAGACTTACCTAAAGGTTTCCAAACTGCAGAATTCGTTCTTGAACACGGTTTCCTCGATTTCATTGTAGATAGAAGAGCCATGAAAGCTAAATTGGGTGCTTTTATTAAAATGATGAATAATTAA
- a CDS encoding GNAT family N-acetyltransferase: protein MSLHVQKVNHPEDLDKVFAIRKIVFVDEQNCPPELEWEHEDESVHFLATNNGQPCGACRWRKTDNGYKLERFAVLKDFRGQGVGRALIAEALSDLPEDAHYIYLNSQLDAMSLYAKFGFVAEGEQFEEAGIQHFKMVKKV, encoded by the coding sequence ATGAGTCTGCACGTTCAAAAAGTTAATCATCCCGAAGATTTAGATAAAGTATTTGCTATCCGTAAGATTGTATTTGTAGACGAACAGAATTGCCCGCCGGAATTGGAGTGGGAACATGAAGATGAATCTGTCCATTTTCTCGCTACCAATAACGGACAGCCTTGCGGTGCCTGCAGATGGCGTAAAACGGATAATGGTTATAAGCTGGAACGTTTCGCGGTTTTAAAGGATTTTAGAGGGCAAGGAGTTGGTCGGGCACTAATAGCTGAGGCTTTATCCGATTTGCCAGAGGATGCGCATTATATTTACCTGAACTCGCAATTAGATGCTATGAGTTTGTATGCTAAGTTTGGTTTTGTAGCGGAGGGAGAGCAATTTGAAGAGGCTGGGATACAGCACTTTAAAATGGTGAAGAAGGTTTGA
- a CDS encoding energy transducer TonB, with product MKKLSLFLLLLEMAIASKAQKIDTIYFNANWEKTDNSSYDYYRIAARENNLFFVKDYYKSNQLQMKGVFKSLDPEIKQGDFVWYFPNGKVSQKSYFENNIIKKTKIWNTNGELINLNRSAFVTDVYITGTFKEIDRKPTFPSGEIEMNKFIHDNLKYPEEISGQKITGSVILKFTVSIKGEITNIKVKKTLHPTLDNEAIRVLKMMPRWQPARQNNHFVKMQATQTFNFKP from the coding sequence ATGAAAAAACTCTCTCTATTCTTATTATTACTTGAAATGGCTATCGCCTCAAAAGCCCAAAAAATAGATACTATTTACTTTAATGCTAACTGGGAAAAGACTGATAATTCAAGTTATGATTATTACAGAATAGCTGCAAGAGAAAACAACCTATTTTTTGTTAAAGACTATTATAAAAGTAATCAGCTTCAAATGAAAGGTGTATTCAAATCATTAGATCCCGAAATTAAACAGGGCGATTTCGTTTGGTATTTTCCTAATGGGAAAGTTAGTCAGAAATCTTATTTTGAAAATAATATCATAAAAAAAACTAAAATTTGGAATACAAATGGGGAATTAATTAATTTGAATAGATCTGCTTTTGTGACTGATGTTTATATTACGGGTACTTTTAAAGAAATAGATAGGAAGCCTACTTTCCCATCTGGCGAAATTGAAATGAATAAGTTTATTCACGATAATCTAAAATATCCTGAAGAAATTTCTGGTCAAAAAATAACAGGTTCTGTAATATTAAAATTCACAGTATCAATTAAAGGTGAAATAACAAATATTAAGGTTAAAAAGACATTACATCCAACTTTAGATAATGAAGCTATCAGGGTTTTGAAAATGATGCCAAGGTGGCAACCAGCTAGGCAAAACAACCATTTTGTTAAGATGCAAGCGACTCAAACTTTTAATTTTAAACCTTAG